CTTACCCGACAAGGAATTTCGCTACCTTAGGACCGTTATAGTTACGGCCGCCGTTTACTGGGGCTTCGATTCAATGCTTCTCTTGCGATGACATCCCCTCTTAACCTTCCAGCACCGGGCAGGTGTCAGGCCTTATACTTCATCTTGCGATTTTGCAAAGCCATATGTTTTTGTTAAACAGTCGCCTGGGCCTTTTCACTGCGGCTGCTCTTTCGAGACAGCGCCCCTTCTCCCGAAGTTACAGGGCCATTTTGCCGAGTTCCTTAGCCATGACTCACTCGAGCACCTTAGGATTCTCTCCTCGACCACCTGTGTCGGTTTGCGGTACGGGTCTTCATAACCTGAAGCTTAGCGGGTTTTCTTGGAAGTCTGTTTACCTGCTCTATCAGCGCCACCGGAGCTTTGCTGTACTATTGGGTTTCAGCTAGAGTTGCGGATTTGCCTACAACTCCAATACCTACGCCTTTCAACGAACTATTCCGTCAGTTCGCGGCAGTGTCACTACTCCGTCACCACATCGCAGTTATGAAGAGTACTGGAATATTAACCAGTTGTCCATCGGCTTGCCCCCTTCGGGTGCGCCTTAGGTCCCGACTGACCCTGATCCGATTAACGTTGATCAGGAAACCTTGGTCTTTCGGTGGGCGGGTTTCTCACCCGCCTTATCGTTACTTATGCCTACATTTGCTTTTCCATAACCTCCACAGTTCATTGCCAAACTGCTTCTCCGGCGATGGAATGCTCCCCTACCAGATGCACATCTTTCAGTGCAAATCCATAGCTTCGGTACCGTTCTTGATGCCCGTTTATTATCCACGCCCGGCCGCTCGACTAGTGAGCTGTTACGCACTCTTTAAATGAATGGCTGCTTCCAAGCCAACATCCTAGCTGTCTGGGCAACCGGACCTCGTTAGTTCAACTTAGAACGAATTTGGGGACCTTAGCTGATGGTCTGGGTTCTTTCCCTCTCGGCCTTGGACCTTAGCACCCAAAGCCTCACTGCCGGCTATATTTGATAGCATTCGGAGTTCGTCTGGATTTGGTAGGATTTGACTCCCCCGCACCCAATCGGTAGCTCTACCTCTATCAAACTCCACGCCGACGCTGTTCCTAAAAACATTTCGGGGAGTACGAGCTATTTCCCAGTTTGATTGGCCTTTCACCCCTACCCTCAGGTCATCCGGAAACTTTTCAACGTTTATCGGTTCGGTCCTCCATTACATGTTACTGCAACTTCAACCTGCCCAAGGGTAGATCACAAGGTTTCGCGTCTACCTCATCTGACTATCCGCCCTATTAAGACTCGCTTTCGCTTCGGCTGCGTCCCTGAAGGACTTAACCTTGCCAGACAAGAGTAACTCGTAGGCTCATTATGCAAAAGGCACGCTGTCACAGGACCTGCCTGCTCCAACCGCTTGTAAGCACACGGTTTCAGGTTCTTTTCACTCCCCTGTTCGGGGTTCTTTTCACCTTTCCCTCACGGTACTGGTTCACTATCGGTCTCTCAGGAGTATTTAGCCTTACCAGATGGTGCTGGTGGATTCCCACAGGATTTCTCCGGTCCCGCGGTACTCAGGATACCACTATGCCAATATTCTTTACCTGTACGGGGCTCTCACCCTTGTCGCGCAGTTTCCCACCTGCTTCCAGTTCATAGCATTGTACAATGTCGTGGTCCTACAACCCCGTCTATGCCGTAACATAAACGGTTTGGGCTCTTTCCCGTTCGCTCGCCACTACTTGGGAAATCATTGTTATTTTCTTCTCCTACGCCTACTTAGATGTTTCAGTTCAGCGCGTTCGCGTTTTATACGGCTATTCTTCAAATAGCCAGGTTGCCCCATTCGGAAATCTCTGGATCAAGTCGCATTTGCCAATCCCCAAAGCTTATCGCAGCTTATCACGTCCTTCTTCGCCTCTGAGAGCCTAGGCATCCCCCGTGTGCCCTTATTTACTTTCTTCACCGGCATAGCCTTTTGCTACTATGCGGCTGCTTTTGATATATATACCCGTATGCTAGGTTCGGGATCGTTCGGCCTTGACCGAGGGTCTCTCCCTTACTTCAAACACATACACGTATTGTCTCTATACTGTTGTCTTCTCTTGTAATTTTTTTTCTCTTTCAATATGTCAAAGAACTCTTTTTCCGGTTTGTTTCTTCGGAGCATCTGTCGATGTTCCTACCGGAGATGTGGAGAATAACGGATTCGAACCGTTGACCCCCTGCGTGCAAGGCAGGTGCTCTAGCCAGCTGAGCTAATTCCCCTTAACTTTTCGTAGTCCCGAGCAGATTTGAACTGCTGACCCCTACATTATCAGTGTAGTGCTCTAACCAACTGAGCTACGGGACTAGCTATTTCCTGTTCATCTATCTCTCTCGGTCCTGCTCCCTTAGGGGCGGGCACTTTCTTCTGATGTTTTTTTCTTCTTTTGCAATCATATGTAACGTGACGAGTACCGATCCGCGATACTCTAGAAAGGAGGTATTCCAGCCGCACCTTCCGGTACGGCTACCTTGTTACGACTTAGCCCCAATTATCGGTTTTACCCTAACACGCTCCTTGCGGTAACATGCTTTAGGTACCCCCAACTTTCATGGCTTGACGGGCGGTGTGTACAAGGCCCGGGAACGTATTCACCGCGTCATTGCTGATACGCGATTACTAGCGAATCCAACTTCATGGGGTCGAGTTGCAGACCCCAATCCGAACTGTGAATGGCTTTTAGAGATTAGCATCATATTGCTATGTAGCTGCCCGCTGTACCATCCATTGTAGCACGTGTGTAGCCCCGGACGTAAGGGCCATGATGACTTGACGTCGTCCCCACCTTCCTCTCTGTTTGCACAGGCAGTCTGTTTAGAGTCCCCACCATGACATGCTGGCAACTAAACATAGGGGTTGCGCTCGTTGCGGGACTTAACCCAACACCTCACGGCACGAGCTGACGACAGCCATGCAGCACCTAGTTTCGTGTCCCGAAGGACGGATGCGTCTCTGCATCCTTCACTAACTTTCAAGCCCGGGTAAGGTTCCTCGCGTATCATCGAATTAAACCACATGCTCCTCCGCTTGTGCGGGCCCCCGTCAATTCCTTTGAGTTTCACCCTTGCGGGCGTACTCCCCAGGTGGATAACTTAACGCTTTCGCTGGGACGCTGGCTGTCTATCGCCAACATCGAGTTATCATCGTTTAGGGCGTGGACTACCAGGGTATCTAATCCTGTTCGATCCCCACGCTTTCGTGCATCAGCGTCAATACCAGCTTAGTGAGCTGCCTTCGCAATCGGAGTTCTAAGACATATCTATGCATTTCACCGCTACTTGTCTTATTCCGCCCACTTCAAATGGATTCAAGCCCGTCAGTATCAAAGGCACTGCGATGGTTGAGCCACCGTATTTCACCCCTGACTTAACAGGCCGCCTACGCACCCTTTAAACCCAATAAATCCGGATAACGCTCGGATCCTCCGTATTACCGCGGCTGCTGGCACGGAGTTAGCCGATCCTTATTCTTCCAGTACATTCAGCCAGATACTCGTATCTGGGGTTATTCCTGGACAAAAGCAGTTTACAACCCATAGGGCAGTCATCCTGCACGCGGCATGGCTGGTTCAGGCTTCCGCCCATTGACCAATATTCCTTACTGCTGCCTCCCGTAGGAGTCTGGTCCGTGTCTCAGTACCAGTGTGGGGGATTCTCCTCTCAGAGCCCCTAGACATCGTCGCCTTGGTAAGCCGTTACCCTACCAACTAGCTAATGTCACGCGAGCCCATCTCTATCCTATAAATATTTAATAATTCCTCGATGCCGGGAAATTATATTATGCGGTGTTAATCTCTCTTTCGAGAGGCTATCCCCCTGATAGAGGTAGGTTGCTCACGCGTTACGCACCCGTGCGCCACTCTCACCATCTTCGAGCAAGCTCTCCGATGGATCCCGTCCGACTTGCATGTATTAGGCCTGCCGCTAGCGTTCATCCTGAGCCAGGATCAAACTCTCCATTGTAAAATGAAGTTTTTGATTCCAACTATTTATAAATAATCAGAATTCTTTTTTTATATCTCTGATCTTGGATCGAATGGAACAATTACTTGAATTTGTTCATGACTTTCGTTTGTCTACTCGTCACGCTTACATGATTGTGTTTTCTTAAAGAACTTTGTCGCTTCAACTTCCGTATCCGCTATATTCCGATGGCATTGCGCCGTCTTTATCTTTTTTGTTTTTCCCTTCGTTTCCGTTGGGACTGCAAAGGTAGAAATCTTTTCTGAACTTCCAAAAACTTTTTCAAGTTTTTTTTCTTTTCTCTTTTTTCGATTTCCGCGTTTAAAATAAACTGGGCGGGATTTTAAATCCTGCCGCGCTCACCTAAACTCTTCTTTTTTCAGGATTCCTTCTTTCGAAGCAACCGTCCCTCCCTTGCGGAGTGGTGCAAAGATAGGGAGTTTAGGAACAAACTTCCAAGCCTTTTGTTCTTATTATTTTCATTTTGCCCCTAACTACCTGTAACGGTGCGAGATTCTTTTTCATTTTAGCGGCGGAAGCTGCAGAGAGAGGCGAAAAAAGGCTGATCCTGCACCCGAAATGGGACAGGTAGCGGCACCTGGCAACGAAAACATCCTGAAATGCACCTGCCGGGTTTACTGCCCCACCGCCACAGCATAGCAAAGGGAGATCGGAAAACGCAAACGTAGCCGAACAGAAAACCGCATAGTTTAATACGATTGATATATATAATAGTGATAAGATATAATCGGCTGCATAATCCGGTCGGGATCTTCTCCCAAAAGCCTGCGCGGCATCCCGGGTAAGATCCGTACCGGAAAGACGGAAAATTGTGCCACCGGAAAGAATGGCACCGCAAGGATACTGCAGCCCAGCACATAAAAGGGTGACAGCAGACAGCACTCCTGATTGCCCATTTTATAGCTATAATTTCTTACCTCTTTACTTAGGGTTTAGTTAGGGTTTAGTTAGGGTTTGTTTAGGTATAGCTTAGGTTATACCTAAATAAACCCTAACCAAAAGCTAAGTAAATACCAATTAAAATCTAGCTTAAAGAAGAACTAAATAAAAGCGAATAAATAGAACACTACGTAAATAAGCCTACAAGTGCCCCAGCATACAACCAAAATAGTCATGATATAGGCATTTTTGGAGGGTTTATGGGATCAAAGAAAATGAGCAGGAGAAAGCGTTCAGCTTGTAACACGTTTAGAATAACGACTAGGCTCAAAAGACATAACAATCAAACAAAAGGCTCCGAATCAATTTAGATGATTCGGAGCCTCAGACGTTATTATAGTTTACATGCTCTAATCTCTTAATGCTGTAAGATCAGCCTTAGGCTTGGGCAAGTTCATGTTTTTAATTGCCAGGCGACAGGCATCAACCATTTCCTGCGTCATGGCATAGGTATACTTTCCATAATCGTCGTATTCCAACGTACCAACAAAAAAGAATCCGTATTTATCAAAGAAATCCGTCAAATCCAATTTAGCCACCTCGCAGGCTGTTTTAACAAAATTCAGCTGATGAACGGCAGGATTGCGCTCTCCCATCATTCGATCGGCGCTCCAATCTGAACGCTGTCTTCTTGGTTTATTCATATTCTGTTGACGGAAGGCTTCAAATAGATCCGCATAAAAATCGGGACGTTTTCCTTCTCCCTCAAAATAGAGCTGTAACTGCCAAAAAGGAATCAAACGATCGAATACATCCGGATCGGACAAATAAGAAATTCGTTTTTCAATAATATTGGTCTTCGCTTTCTCAAAATTGTTCTGTTCTGAAACCCGAGTTTTATTACCAAACGAACGTGTTACGTATAAGGAGAACAGGTTGTTGCTCACTTCACCCAAGCCACCCCAATTAAACATGGGACGTGTCTGGTGTACGTGGCCCACCTCATGACTGAAACCCCAGCAAGGATCTCCTTTAATCACCGATTCCGGCGTTACCACCATCTTCATCGCGTAACCAACTTTATCGCCCATATAGGCAACCCCATCACCATCACGAAACATGTAATAATTATAGTTCACCCGCGCGAGAATACGATTTTTAGGTACTTTATTATACTTCTCCAGTCCCATTAAGCGATGTTGCCTATACACTAGCGAATCGTAATTACGAATTAGCTCGACACCTTTTCCATAAGCATACTGTTTCAATGCCTCTATTGGATAAGCGGTCTGAATATGCTCGCCTTTTGCATCCATAATGGGGAATACAGCATGATCGATCAGACTATTCCACTCCTTATTTCCCTGTTTTTTAAGATCAAAGTAACCGTTTACCTGTCCTGTCGGAAAATGAACTGTAATGGGGTTTTCCTTTTCAGGCTCTTCAGAGAAATAATCGATATAGGCTAAACTTCCGTAATCCTCGAGCTGGATAATATTCACGCCATTCTGCAATCTGAATTCCTGTTTTTCCAGTCCCCAACCTTTTGGGTCTTTTGTAGGTTCCTGCGGATTGGGAGCTTTTCGCAACCAGTTGGGCACAACAAGGTTTACCTCTTTACCAGCTGCAATACCATCCACGATAACA
The genomic region above belongs to Sphingobacterium zeae and contains:
- a CDS encoding M60 family metallopeptidase, which gives rise to MMKRKFLAVALGLILSANLKAQTAQDFKQTYADLAVFEDPLALTLKKGIKKKQLSQIADTTLRRVAQSILDGNYNKEYKYATYYALLNPTTLGHQLSIGDGYSKYENITGVYLAKGKHIVIVDGIAAGKEVNLVVPNWLRKAPNPQEPTKDPKGWGLEKQEFRLQNGVNIIQLEDYGSLAYIDYFSEEPEKENPITVHFPTGQVNGYFDLKKQGNKEWNSLIDHAVFPIMDAKGEHIQTAYPIEALKQYAYGKGVELIRNYDSLVYRQHRLMGLEKYNKVPKNRILARVNYNYYMFRDGDGVAYMGDKVGYAMKMVVTPESVIKGDPCWGFSHEVGHVHQTRPMFNWGGLGEVSNNLFSLYVTRSFGNKTRVSEQNNFEKAKTNIIEKRISYLSDPDVFDRLIPFWQLQLYFEGEGKRPDFYADLFEAFRQQNMNKPRRQRSDWSADRMMGERNPAVHQLNFVKTACEVAKLDLTDFFDKYGFFFVGTLEYDDYGKYTYAMTQEMVDACRLAIKNMNLPKPKADLTALRD